CAAGACAATAAGTGGAACAATAAGAGTGATTATTATCTGAAGGGACAAAATAAAGCATTAAGATTTCTGCATGACATAGTAGGAAAAACTAAACGCGATTAACAACCCAGATTTTTATCCAGAAAAAACAATTCAGCAACTATCTCCAATTATATTATTTGCTTTTAGTCGACGTGATCTGAAATTTCTTTTTCTAATAATACCTTGGTGAAATTTACCGAATAATACCAGTATACTAACTACAAATTTTTCATCCGAATCCATAACCTGGTCGCTACTTGACATGCTCGTGCTGTATGCATTGCATAAGATATATACACAAACAAAAAGGTAATTCTTACATGTCACATCCTTCTGATGTCCCCGGAATGATTCAAGCTCCTTCATAGCCCTTATGTCATAAAGCTGAAATAAACAGAATGTTACAATGACAGAATACAAACCCTTGCACACAAATACTTGACTTGACATGATAATAATCTACACCATTTGCAGGTTTTCTCATAAGCATGTGATTAACATTCATATGAATGTCAGCTTTGTTATTCCTTCCTAACCAAATAAGAAAATGAATACTGCAGCTAGAACCGGAGAAGTAATAAGTAGCAATACACTTGCTGTGAAGAAGTAGTTGCAGTTAAAAAATAAGCTAGAAATGCTAGTTGGTTGCTGCCGACACTCTAAAAAGAGATTTTAGCAAGCCTTCTCAAATCCCAAAGTTACAGATTTAAAGAAACTGACTGAACCACTGCTAAAAATCACACGACCCTAAAACTTCAAATACCTCAGAGCACAACTCAATAGAaggaaaaaaacaaaataaacatTTCAACTGAAATCAGCAACTTCAAGTTGATCCTTATTCTTGTGGCAAGACTCTTACCAGTAAGTGAAACCTAATAAAATCAAGATTTAGGGGGCGAAAATGAGATTTGATTGTGTAATCTTAAAATGAGAAACAAAGAGTAAAACTTTTCGAGATCAACTACGACTCAAATATAGTGCTGCAAAGTCTTTTTTTTCGGGGACAATCTGGAATGAGAGGGATAGGAGACCCTTAATGATTGACTCAACATATCATCTGAAGAAACAGAAAATACCAAAAAGTTCGAATTCACAGATAATAACATTGATTATTGGCATTGACATAATAGGAATATTTTGTCTATTAAGGAGGATTCCCCGAATACCTGAAATAGAGATTAGTAATAGAAAATGTGAAATATTTGACAGGATCCATTTCGGGAACATAGAATGTAAGAGAAATTCAAATGTGAGACCGAAGTAGCTATACATACAAATCTATTTATGGAACAAGTAATATGTTTAATACTTTTGTCAATTGCCATGCAATTTCAAAATAATGAATTTGTGAAACAAAGTTCGAGAAATATGCTCATGAGCAACCAATTTACACCACACATCATTACGTGCAAATCAGGAAAAAAGATCTATATTATTCACAAACCAGCCATTAAAATATCTCATCCTAATTGCTTTTAACTGCATTAGCACCTCCTGGAAAAGGAAGAAATGGAACAACCTACCTTGATAATTTGATCTTTGGAAGCAGTAAGGACCCAGTTACCATTTTGATTCCACTTTACACAGAGAACAGTATTCTTATGCCCGTGACTGCAAACAGAACACAGCATCCATGTTATTGCTAAAAAAATATAGCTCTTCTTTTTTATAAAGTCCCAAGTGGATAGAAATAGTAACATTGCAGATTTAAGGAGAGCAGTTTTTGACTGACAATGAGGAAAGCTCCTTCCCTGACTTGGCATCCCAAAGTTTAACAAGATTATCTTTTCCACCTGCAAGCAGGACAAAACAAAGAATCAAAGAACGACTGTAAGTTAGTAACTGCTCAGAACAGTTccaaagaaaaggagaagaaaaatGCATATACCTGAGACTAATAGAGACTTTGTAGGGTGCCAATCAACACTCTTCACATCCCAACCATGGCCTGCCTGGGTTCAAGTGACATGAGGAACTATTCTTAGGCCACTCACGCTTAAGTTAACTGGTACATAAGTGTTGATGGCAAAATTGAAGAGTTATTGCTAGTGCATTCTTTGGAACAAAATTTCCAATTAATAGTAAACTTTTACCAGAACACATGTTTAAACATGTCATAACAGTGATTACAGAAGTAAGACGTAATGGAAGGCAGAGCGCCATCTGACAGGTAAAAGCATTACAGCAGTATGCATGTTATTTATAAAACCAAAAATGTCGCTTTAGCATAGTATCACTGATACGCAGTCAACCATCACTTTCAGCTTGAATTTACAATCTTTTTAATAAACAGCTTGAGGGACATTACCAGATAATGAGCGCTCTTCTTGGCACCTTGCAAAGTCCCATACTTTAACAGTTGTGTCATCAGAACAGGAGCAAAATTTTAAATCTGTACTACAGAAGCTGTTCAAAAAACATAAGACTTAGCAAGCCACCTAACATCATATATACCCTAAAAATACATTTAATGATGCAAATGTGCTGATAGAGAAAACTAAAATGTAATTAAAACCCAAGTACATAAAATCTTTTAAAACCAAGTCACATCATTTAGAATAATTACCTTAATCCCCGTACTGATTCTTTATGTGCATTCTTATTGGCTTTGACGTTATTCATATTGGTTTGCCAATACCTGCCACATGATACAGACGCAAATTCACGGATGGGAAAGAAAAACACGACATAGATACTGACAGTGTGAAATGCAGATTGTTCCAAacatttatttactttattgtgCCCCCATCATCACCGGTGACCATCCAGTTATCATTGTGGCTCCATATCATTGACCTAACTGCTTGATCATGAGCCTGCACATAAAACATGttacattgtccacccaattcgGTTGTCACGTACTAAGATCTGAAATTCACAACCCCAGATTCATACCTGAAGTATCATTTCAAAGTTAAACGACTGCCCATTCCAGAGTGTGAATTCACCACTATGAGATCCAGTAATGAGGCGCCGCCCACTAGGAGTCCACTATGTGATTCAAGAGAAAATGTTTGAATAAGAGAATAAAGATTTAGAAGACGAAATGCACAGAGGGTGTGACAcaaccgagagagagagagagagagagactcgGAAAACTTTAGTTCTACATCGTGTCATAATGCTAGCTGGATCTGCTTTAATTCTTTTAACAGTTGCTTTAGAGTGATAATGACATAAAAGCGGCCCCAAGAGGCTATTAGAATTCAAACTACAACATGTGACATGATAAATCCTTCCATGTTTTTTTTTATCCGTTTACTTCCCAGAGAGTTGCTTGTCAGAATAAACCAAATACAAAGAGCTCTACCAAGATAAGAAACTAGTACTTCCCAGTGAAAAACAAAATCATCCCAAAGAGAGTTCGATAGCACAAATCATGTTTCAAGGATCCCGATTCATGCAATTAATCAAGGCCTTGGAACTACGTGAATATTTCAGACACTTGATGCTTTGAAGAACAAACCATGATTGAACGATTTTACTAATAAATATTACTCCCTCCATTCCATTTTACTATGGCGGTATTTGATTGGACATGCAGTTTAATATGTTTATTTGACTTATATATTAGCGACGGAGGAACAGAGTATTACAAGTAGTGTTGGAAAAGCTAGTTTGATAGAAAGATATTAACATCAAAATTTAAACTCTGATAAATTTAACAAGTTTGAATTCTTGACAGTTTTGAGAGTTGTATAGAAATGGAACAGTGTCAAACATTTTGGACGTCATAAAAAAGGACAAAGTGTCACATTAATAGGGACGGGAGGAGTATCAAGTAGCTCATGGGCATATGTACATAGTTGCATGCGTGCTTCTGGACATAGTAATTCAATTGCCAACACAGAACCAAAGATATACACAACAAAAGTACAAATGAATGATAGAGGGCCAAAAAGAATCCTTCAACTCACCGCAACACAATTGATTGAACAACGGTTTTTATTTAGAGATGTATGAACAAATTTAGCAGCAAAACTTGTGGAGGGATTATCCAAATAGGCAACTGCTGGCAATACCTGCACCCATGAACAAACATAAAATCATAATTAAAAGAAATAAATTAGAAGAACATGTAACCTTGCTCATTTTTTTTATATGTGTGCAACCAGAAACACATTTTCAGGAATTTCTGTAGAACCATTAGCATTTATTTTGCTGGTTTCAGGAGAATAGCTTTAATAGTATGTTCAGCGGTAGGAGACTTCAAACTTCTAATTATATGTGGAATACACAAATTATCTTTAAGGGTTAGTTTGGTACTTTTTTGGAAATCTAAGTTACAAACTTAACAATTAACTTTGTCCACTAGGTGGTACTAGAATCTTCTTGAGTTCTTGGAGTCTATAACTAGCATTATATGCAGGTAAAACTGAACTATGATCACCTTCCTAGACTACACGTAATACGTATGTTTTGGTTAACTTTCCTCAAGATTGCCTGATTACAATTCTTCAAACTTTCCTCAGATAAGGAAAATGTTCTCCAAAGACATGCTATTCTCATGGCACATGCTCTTTTTATTTGAAAATCAATGTTTGTGAATACAGAATAACAAGTTTGAATAATTTAACATAAGCATATTGAAAACTacagaactatagccaatttctttGGCTCCTGCTACTTTAATGGCAGTTCACTATAGCTTTGGGTAGAATTTTGCACAAACCAAGAACTTAAGGACTATATAGTTGGGGTGATTTTCTCTTTTTACTTCTCACTCAGGAAAAGTTTATCATAGATATCAGCAGTAATAGAAGATCACAACGTATAATCATAGAAACTAAACTAAATTATGCAGAATCAAAGACCAAATCGTAAGTGAGCAAACTGACATCAACAGCTGCTGCTGGACTAGGTTGTAACACTGTCCTATCCCTCGAGTCGCGCTGCCACATGCGGATCTGCAGGAAAGCAATAGTTCTTAACTTTGGACCAGAATAACCTTAGAAGTTAAAGAATATTATGAGTACCATTGCCAAGTTGTCAAGCCCACAGAAAAGACCAAAACCGGAGTTATTAATGGACAAAATAATAAAGACGACTTTGGTTTCTCATTCTCATTTTTCTACCTCTTTTTAAGAGGAAAATATTTTAAGAATTTCTCTTCTTTTTAGTTCCTGCTctcacttcttttccttttttaagATACAAGATCTCATTACCTAGAGCTATTGCAACCAAAGAGCACAACAACTTATAATATATCAGAACATAAATAAAGCTCATACGGGTGTTAGCTACTGCAAATTAGAACCATGTAATTGGTTCTTGTGGAGTTGGAACTAGAAAAGAGGTTGGAGTCCTTCAAAAAATATGTGGCATTTCAGCTTCTGGAAAGATAATTAGTGCAAAGCTCTATAATGTTCCTGAGTGTATGATTAATACTAGTACTAGACAAATAAACCACTCTACATGCTATATTTACTGCTACTTGAGAAGTAGTACTAACGAAACACTATACATCCTATCATCTTTCTACTCTAACCATTGGAAGAGCAATGTATGATAAGTATTGTAGTACTACGTATCTTCCTTTCAAAATTATACAATCATATCGCCCGAGTTCCATAGAACCTAACACAGAGAAACTCATACCATAGAATCATGTGGTACCAACAATGTGATATGGGATGATTGTTGTGTCTTTAAGGCCCAACATATCCCTGAGTTGAGCGTCATAGAGGATGTTAAGATAGATATGTGATCATACAAGAAATGGACAGCATTCAAGATGATCACATTCAAAGGAAAGTGCAAATAGGAATAAAATAAGAGAAGGAAAGCTCCATCTcaaaaaaaaaggaataaaataaGAGAAGGTCGCATCAAGTGCATCAACCCCTAGGTGCAACACCTATGATGATTGAACTCGTTAAAATGGAACGAGGTAGACCTAAAATCATAATCTCTGGGAATCAATACGAAATTAACTAAGCACATAACATAATGGAAGCAAATCATCCATATAGTCAATAGCAACAAGACTAAAATTGATTAAAAAGAATCTTGCTAACTTTTCGTAATTGTGACTGGACAACAGCTCGTGGTTCTATCCccttgaaagaaagaaaagaggaaaTGAGCCTGCACTTGCCGTAATTCCTTATGTGACAGGACAACAGCTAATGAATCTAACCCCTTGCTAATTTATATAATAGTACTATATAGAAGAACATTTGCTGCACCACATCCCATAAGCAGGTCTCTGGATAAAAAAACACATTCAACAGTTATTACCTGCATATATCTTACAACTGTACTAGTGTAATCAACTGCTCTTCTTTGACCAATTTTTCTCATTCTCTTTGCAGCAAAACTGTCAGCATGAGCTGCAAATATAaggaaaagaataaaaaattaGTAGCCATCATAATTCGGTCCAGTAATGTCTCATCAAAGCAAAAGTAAGTCCCTAAGAACCAAGGTAACATTCATCCTCTCTTCAACTATTATCAGAAAGTGGATTGGACCTACACTTACCCAAACAATAAGAAATGGCAGGTCCTATGTGGATTTGATCATATGAGACAATCATAGCCTCATAGTTGTTATCAGTCGTTTTGTGGGTAAGATGAGAAAGGACATCAAAATTGGCTGCTGAATCAGATAACAAGAAACAGAGAAGTGATGAGGAAATTGCCTATTAACCTTCTTCCTGCTTCCAACATTCTGCATTTATCTTGCTTCTCTTACAAagtgaaaatgataattggtatTAATAGTTCAACTGTGATCTGTGAGCTGAAAATTTTCTTTCTTCTCCAACTAGATAGAAACTATATCGTATAACGACTAAAGAGGTTGTTCCCAAATAACACTAAACATTAGTCTCTCCCTTTGTCCCTTTCAAATTACTTCCAATTTACAACTTTCTGTTTCTACCCcttaaagaatttttttttcagATTAATCAATGACACAACGGCATTTTggtaactggtcaaacaaataaaagaaaaaagaaagcttTAGCTAGTTCTTTTTTCCAACAAAAATTTAAGTTCATAACAACTAGATTCCAAATACGTCCTACCAGTTGTACGCTATGCTAAAAAACATGTCAATTCAAATATGAGAAGTAAAAGAGCGGATGAAACACTGGTAAACAAGACATACCATCATAAGAAGGATGAGGAGTAGGTCCAGGTGGCTGAGCATTAAGAGTAGTGGAGGATGCAGATGGCTGCCGCATCATGGGAGGTGGACCTGGTGGAGGTTGAGGACCCCTTGGAAACTCTCCAAAATGTGGAGGGTGTTGTTGCTGGTGTTGGTGCTGGAATTGTTGCTGTGGCATCGGCTGGTGCTGCTGATGCTGATGTTGATGAGGATCACCACTCGTCATCATAGTTGAGGACAGAGGTGGATCCAAGATTTAGACTTAATGGGTTCACGATTCAGACTTCTGGAACAGTGACCTCAAGTTAATACACAATAATAATCAGAGCAACAGGTATCAACATTCAATACacatttcaaatttcaaaaagTTAATAACCAGCTAAACACAAAAACATTATAAACATCACCATTACATTTGGCCTCAATGACTTCTCCTGTTTGAAAACAATCAATGATCGCATTATTAGGTACACATAAAACGCAACAACCTCGTTATTCAAGTTTCTTAATAGAAtagaccaacaacaacaacaacaacaacaaaaaacccagtaTGATCCCAAcaggtggggtctgggaagggtagtctgtacgcagaccttacccctacctaatgcAGGTAGAGAGGCTGATTCCAATAGACCCCGGCTCACGAAGggcaagaagaagaagaggaaagcaaggaaggaagaaagaagaaagagaaaagaaaaagggagagataaaagataagtagtaccaaataataGCAATAGGGAACCTGAGGCGAACAAAACCGCATAACgtaataaaaatctaagaatatgaaTGGACATGTATGCTACTAAGACTATTGGTGAACAACTAAAAACTATCCACTAACCTTCTACCTTAATGGCTCTAACTTTTCTTCCTAACACGCTTAATGGCTCAGGCCATTCCTCCTATGAAAAATACCCCATAGAGAGCTTACACTCCACATCCAATTGAGGAGCTTACGTTCTAAATTTCTATTTTTGAATATCAACtttcaaacaaaaaaaattaaggaAAGCAGAGCTGGTATCAAATCATATAATAATGAGAGACTGAAATTCTTAGAAATATTATGCCAATGTAAATTCTTAGAACATAGTTTGATTAAAGGATAACGACTGAAGGAGCTAGTGTACCAGTTTACCGGAACGAGAATAAACCAGCAACAACGAACTTGGAACTCCGGCAGAGAAGGCCCGTCGGCGAGTGGTACGGCGACTGGCGGGAGGAAGTAGCGGCAACAAAAATCAAAAGCTTCCTTTCAAAGTTAAAACCCTAATTTTCTCACTCCTCAGTTCTGTCTGAGGCATTTGGAGGAAACATAAGTTTGAAAAGGATCGTTATGTTCGTTTTGTTTCGCTcaaatttttggattttggaaaaagaaaaagagaaaaaaatctcAGTTACTTGAGACCACAAGGAGTACCGGAGCAGGAGCTGGATAGGTTTGGTGATGAAGAGGGAAGAACACTTTTTCTGGGCTCATTTTGAAATAAACTTGAT
The DNA window shown above is from Nicotiana tomentosiformis chromosome 8, ASM39032v3, whole genome shotgun sequence and carries:
- the LOC104109649 gene encoding flowering time control protein FY isoform X2, translating into MMTSGDPHQHQHQQHQPMPQQQFQHQHQQQHPPHFGEFPRGPQPPPGPPPMMRQPSASSTTLNAQPPGPTPHPSYDAHADSFAAKRMRKIGQRRAVDYTSTVVRYMQIRMWQRDSRDRTVLQPSPAAAVDVLPAVAYLDNPSTSFAAKFVHTSLNKNRCSINCVAWTPSGRRLITGSHSGEFTLWNGQSFNFEMILQAHDQAVRSMIWSHNDNWMVTGDDGGTIKYWQTNMNNVKANKNAHKESVRGLSFCSTDLKFCSCSDDTTVKVWDFARCQEERSLSGHGWDVKSVDWHPTKSLLVSGGKDNLVKLWDAKSGKELSSFHGHKNTVLCVKWNQNGNWVLTASKDQIIKLYDIRAMKELESFRGHQKDVTSLAWHPFHEEYFVSGSFDGSIFHWLVGHEAPQVEITNAHETGVWDLAWHPIGYLLCSGSNDQTTKFWCRNRPGDPARDKFNLGQQGLGDQNNVLGRMPGNFPGPEPPSTPGAFASGLLRTEGTIPGVGAALPLSLDSSQGEQKSSMPVSMPIGAPPLPPGPHPSLLAGNQQQAYQQNMQQAQHQQSLPQQMTSHPLQPSNLPQLQPPHMPLMPHPHLPRPPHQLQQVNMPGLPSSMPGSGPIQAMPIPGPMGIQGNMNQMVPPMPQGHFVGMPSGSGPQGNVPPGGMPNGLPNMQGPQNPGGNQMFPPGRGFNRQQAGQMPLMPGHNPYQNHGSATACGLAQAAHNGVIRMGLTEFAEDNIFS
- the LOC104109649 gene encoding flowering time control protein FY isoform X1 yields the protein MMTSGDPHQHQHQQHQPMPQQQFQHQHQQQHPPHFGEFPRGPQPPPGPPPMMRQPSASSTTLNAQPPGPTPHPSYDAHADSFAAKRMRKIGQRRAVDYTSTVVRYMQIRMWQRDSRDRTVLQPSPAAAVDVLPAVAYLDNPSTSFAAKFVHTSLNKNRCSINCVAWTPSGRRLITGSHSGEFTLWNGQSFNFEMILQAHDQAVRSMIWSHNDNWMVTGDDGGTIKYWQTNMNNVKANKNAHKESVRGLSFCSTDLKFCSCSDDTTVKVWDFARCQEERSLSGHGWDVKSVDWHPTKSLLVSGGKDNLVKLWDAKSGKELSSFHGHKNTVLCVKWNQNGNWVLTASKDQIIKLYDIRAMKELESFRGHQKDVTSLAWHPFHEEYFVSGSFDGSIFHWLVGHEAPQVEITNAHETGVWDLAWHPIGYLLCSGSNDQTTKFWCRNRPGDPARDKFNLGQQGLGDQNNVLGRMPGNFPGPEPPSTPGAFASGLLRTEGTIPGVGAALPLSLDSSQGEQKSSMPVSMPIGAPPLPPGPHPSLLAGNQQQAYQQNMQQAQHQQSLPQQMTSHPLQPSNLPQLQPPHMPLMPHPHLPRPPHQLQQVNMPGLPSSMPGSGPIQAMPIPGPMGIQGNMNQMVPPMPQGHFVGMPSGSGPQGNVPPGGMPNGLPNMQGPQNPGGNQMFPPGRGFNRQQAGQMPLMPGHNPYQQSGNPNTPGMHMQSNFGLQSGMPPPLPPGPPPHNQGHQ